The window aaatttgttattttctagTCTCTTTATTGTCGACGTTGTGTTACTAATACGGTGTGATGTGATATTTTGTTGATAcgttattatcttttattattgATGTGACGCGTGATAATATAacatgatattattttaattttttttaatgataatcaACGACACGATaggaataaaaagtaaaaaaaaaaattacaaactaaaaatgtaaaaaaaaaacattaaagatTAACACATATTACAAaagtaaaactttaattttaataggaGATCGATGAATATCAAAAGTAGCAATGTAAATAAGTTGTGCAGAATAGCCAATCATTTAAACTACAAAcacaacatttttattttcatgcatGGCAGTTAATAAGTACTGCAACAATACAAGAGTTTAACATTACAATGAGTGACTGAGCATACGACAAAGGCAAACTAGTGTGCATATATAGAATCATTATTCCCAAAACGAGGTTTCAGATTTTTCACCTCAACCACGCATTGGATTATTGTTTCTAAACATACCCAACACAACATAAATTAAGGATAATAAAAAACAGTTTTCACTTCCTGCAAACGATTCCCAACCCATTTGAAAACTTGGTGCAATCAAGGGTGCCATATTCCATGGTCTCTTTCTCAGCAGAACTTTCCTGTGAGAAcacacaagaaacacaatcagGAGAGAGCAATGAGTTAGTCCTGTACTTGTCTTCTCCTCCAACAACAGGCATAGCCACACCAGGCTTTGCTGGGTTCTCAAAATCCAACCTATAAGTCCTTCCAAGTACACCATCAACTTTTTGGGACAAAGCAAAGAATCTGAACTGAACTTCCAAGTGAGCAAAACAGTCATCAGAAGGCACTTGGTAGTTGTGAATTCTGTCATCCTCTTTGGTTATTGGCACAACATTCACCAATATTTCAGCCACATCCTTCACTGTAACCATCACACTGTTCTTGCTTGCCACTCTCTCCACCtttatatctttttcttcaCTGTGCCAAGTGGAGAGAGAGCCTTCAGCTAGGGCTACTTGGTTCTCATTGTAGGTGAATTTGAAGTGGTCAAGTTCATCATTCCACTGGGGTGTCTTGGTGGCCTCAAGTGAGAAGCTTTTGGAGTTGAAGAGGATTCCAAGGGCTTGGATCCATGTGTAGTCACGGCTTCTTCCTTCAGGCCTGTGTCCAATGAAGCGTGCATTGATTTGAAGGTTGGAATCGGAGACTAAGGAGAAGTGTTCGTTGGTCTTTCCGTGGAAGTAGAAGACTCTACCATCTCCACCAATGAAACGGGGATCATAGCATCCTGATCCTGGTGCATTGCAGTTTGGCTTGCGACCTAATAACAATCAATAAATGAATTgcattaattaagttttttgtttccaagaaatgagaaaaacttcatttattttgcgaaccatgtttatttttatcctttgtcACATATTTCAATGATATTATTAGTTAGTGACTAAAGTTAAACACTTATAAAATACCAACATTCACAATCTTTGGGAATAATTAATAACGTGGGGACTTactataaaataaagataaaaaagcaTCAGCAAGTATTAGATTAGATGGCTATATAATACTCATTCAACAAGCATATGTTAGAGTAAGAGAAAGGTTTGTCTTACTTCTGCAGACTGCCTTGCAAGTAGGTTTGTTGCACTCGATTTGGCAAACCTTAGTCTTAGGATTGTTTGTTTCACTGTTAGGGCATTCAGCAGGACATGTGATGTACTTTCCATAGCATCTGGTTCCTCTGCCACAGTATAGATTTTGGTATGCCTTAGCATGGATCAAGCTTGAGACAAACACTAGCAAGAATATTAGGAGGGAACTTGTTTTGGTGAACTCCATTCTTAAATATTCTGTGTCTTATAGAAATATGAGGAAATTCACAGAGAAATGGAGCCAATTGATGCAGCAACTATATCTTCCGCGGGTATTTATAGATGTAGCTTCAGGGTTGCTTCTGTATTATGAAGGTGACTTTTGCAGACTTGTAGTATAATCTATTGCTAAGTTAACTAAACTCAAAGTAAGAACATGGGGTTCTGCTCATTGAAAATATGAGGattcatataattattatttcttcttAATTAGAGCAGATTACATCTCAGTGAGGTGATTTCTGATTCCTTCAGCTGCAAAATCGGTGGCTGgacttacatatatatatatatatatatatatatatatatatatatatatatatataactagctAGATTGATATCAAAATCATGATATGTATATTGTTGGTATGGTAGATGCTTATGCATGAGGTAATTAAGGAGCTACAATATTATAGTTTGGTATCTTGACAATGAAAATAGTTACATGAGATGATAGAATGAGAATTCGTAGAATGTTTAGCATTTTATTTTCCCATATGATGTTATCATTGTTATGCGCTCCGATCCGAACCTTTGGGTTACGAATGGCGGCATTGTTTAGATGACATGTATACGTGAGGTTGAATAGCATAATAGATGTTTATTGTTGCTTCTGTGAAGGGTCAACGCTTTCAACTTTGTTGTAAACTCACGCGACTGTTCTAAACTTCTAATGTCTCTCCCCTGCGATACACATGAAGCCCGTGTGTATTTAGATAAATGGTTTAGCTTGTTTAAGGTAatcaaatgtataattttttaatctaaagttgaacttttttgaaaatattaaaaattagaatgagacttttaaaatttaatataaaaaaatgaaaaaaatagtaaaacatAAATGAcgaaaagtaaaatttaattaactttgaTTTATAAGCAAaggtattttaaataaaaaaatgttatatattaaattgtctaatttttaaaggaaaaataaataaataaaacatacaaaatgtatataattataatacttttacttaatttttagaaatattactGAAAAGAATATAAGATCGAAGATTCagaattatttatgataaaaaaaaaaattgaagctagCAACCATCGTAGGCAGGCTAGATTTAAGTTTTTCTAGCTTTATCACTATTTAACGTTTTGTAAAAGCGACACCGgccttttttaaagattttttttttctaatctacTTAACTTAATTGTGTAAAAAGCAGCATATAGCATATGCtgaagaattaaattttttgaaataagtttaattttatttatttattgaatagtaaattattcaagtttttaatgattattttataaaaaaattcaggagaatatatttttttattttattatcaataaGTGATTGGTTGGAATGATGATAAACTTGAGTCCCTTAAACAAATGATATGAGATTTTGAATCCTTGTTCTTGTTGGAATGATTGGCATTTGGAAAAAAAACCTAGACAACTTCTTGCAATTGATTTCCCGACTGATTAATTTCGCTACTGAAAACATCATGTGTTATTATCACATATCAGCAACCAAGCTGGGATGATAGAATAGAACATGAAAAGCAATATACCTGTAATACATAGAATGATAGAatagaataaaacaaaatatttcccaATTAACGAGCGCTAAGAATCATTAGATCACGTAtggtaaaaattacaaaactcaACTAATGTTACAACCAAAAAAgtcacaaatataataaaaatcatctgaaaattaaaaagaacaaactgaaaaataaaaaaatatttttatttttattttttgatttctaGTGAACTACATTTttcatgtgatttttattatgctTATGACTCTTTTTTAGATGAACATTAGTTTAgcttcataatttttataagtaaaTGTAGTGAGATAGTTTTCATGTCTAGACTTagtaaaaaatctcaaaataaaaaatgattattattaaaCCATTAATTTTTACTCacttggaaaaaaattaaattaaactaaagaaAACATGGGACCATACTGAACGCTAAAAACATAGgactaaaatttgtattttatccAATTTAAGATATACCTTCACTTTactttggataaatttttactttttattttatacatctgCTTACATTATAGTACAAGCTAAATTCTGTATCTAAATTCCAGCTTTTCATGTTTGGCAAGTGAGAGACATTAGAACAGTCACGTAAGTTTACAACAAAGTTGTAAGCGTTGACCTTTAACAGAAGCAACAGTATATTAACATGTATTATACTATCCAACCCAATCACGTACATGCCATCTAAACAATATCACTCGTAACCTAAAGGTTGGGAGCGCATAACGTGCACCTGAGACACCATATGGGAAAAATGCTAAACAT of the Glycine max cultivar Williams 82 chromosome 13, Glycine_max_v4.0, whole genome shotgun sequence genome contains:
- the LOC100788331 gene encoding uncharacterized protein; translated protein: MEFTKTSSLLIFLLVFVSSLIHAKAYQNLYCGRGTRCYGKYITCPAECPNSETNNPKTKVCQIECNKPTCKAVCRSRKPNCNAPGSGCYDPRFIGGDGRVFYFHGKTNEHFSLVSDSNLQINARFIGHRPEGRSRDYTWIQALGILFNSKSFSLEATKTPQWNDELDHFKFTYNENQVALAEGSLSTWHSEEKDIKVERVASKNSVMVTVKDVAEILVNVVPITKEDDRIHNYQVPSDDCFAHLEVQFRFFALSQKVDGVLGRTYRLDFENPAKPGVAMPVVGGEDKYRTNSLLSPDCVSCVFSQESSAEKETMEYGTLDCTKFSNGLGIVCRK